A genomic region of Pedosphaera parvula Ellin514 contains the following coding sequences:
- a CDS encoding RluA family pseudouridine synthase has translation MTSSRSESFTVEVSLPSERLDTFLRERFPAVSRGTIQRLIEQGHIKVNGQTIKPTHHPRAGELIEVYWPEARPAEARPEDIPLDIIFEDSDLLVLNKAPGLVVHPAAGHEEHTLVNALLHHCEGQLSGIGGVARPGIVHRLDKETSGCLVVAKNDAAHMALAEQFSGRTLEKTYLAIVCGEVVRNSGEIRASIARHPTHRKRMTVTDGSGREAWTSYKVRERFSGATWLEALLHTGRTHQIRVHFQHLGYPIVGDATYGTRQNKRLIEVTGYAAPRQMLHAWKLSFLHPCKGKKLSFEAPWPADFQTALASLRKVSET, from the coding sequence ATGACTTCGTCCCGTTCAGAATCGTTTACCGTGGAAGTGTCTTTACCGTCCGAGCGGTTGGACACATTTCTACGCGAACGATTTCCGGCGGTCTCCCGCGGCACCATCCAGAGATTGATCGAACAAGGACACATCAAGGTTAATGGCCAGACAATCAAGCCGACCCATCACCCTCGGGCCGGCGAGCTGATCGAAGTTTACTGGCCGGAGGCGCGTCCAGCGGAAGCAAGGCCCGAAGATATCCCGCTGGATATTATTTTTGAAGATTCCGACTTGTTGGTGCTCAACAAGGCGCCGGGTTTGGTGGTGCATCCCGCAGCGGGTCACGAGGAACACACGTTGGTGAATGCATTGCTGCATCATTGTGAGGGACAATTGAGCGGCATTGGCGGAGTGGCGCGTCCTGGAATCGTCCATCGCCTGGACAAGGAGACGAGCGGTTGCCTCGTGGTGGCCAAGAATGATGCGGCGCATATGGCGCTGGCAGAACAATTTTCCGGGCGCACCTTGGAAAAAACTTATCTGGCAATTGTCTGTGGCGAGGTGGTGCGGAATAGCGGGGAAATCCGGGCGTCCATTGCCCGGCATCCGACCCATCGTAAAAGGATGACCGTGACAGATGGGAGCGGACGGGAAGCCTGGACGAGTTACAAAGTGCGCGAGCGATTTTCAGGCGCCACCTGGCTGGAGGCTCTTTTACATACCGGCAGAACCCATCAGATCCGCGTACATTTTCAGCATCTTGGCTATCCAATTGTAGGTGATGCCACTTATGGAACGCGGCAGAACAAGCGTTTGATCGAAGTGACTGGCTATGCCGCGCCACGCCAGATGCTGCATGCCTGGAAACTTTCCTTCCTCCATCCATGCAAGGGAAAGAAGCTCAGTTTTGAGGCTCCCTGGCCGGCGGATTTTCAAACTGCCCTCGCTTCTTTAAGAAAAGTGTCAGAAACCTGA
- the lspA gene encoding signal peptidase II, translating into MNSLANRRIALIALFTLALDQFTKQLVYRVMHMGQEKVIIDGFFKFVHWGNTGAAWSLFRDNNGVLALVALVALVVLFWSRHHFDAHTILGQVALGLVFGGILGNLIDRLMIGHVIDFLYFYLHRRGAEDIGFPAFNIADSAICIGVGLIFILSWRNETTMTKVAQPSA; encoded by the coding sequence ATGAATAGCTTAGCAAATCGCCGCATAGCACTGATCGCCCTTTTCACTCTGGCGCTGGACCAGTTTACGAAACAGCTCGTCTATCGAGTGATGCACATGGGGCAGGAGAAGGTTATAATCGATGGCTTCTTTAAATTCGTGCATTGGGGCAATACCGGAGCGGCTTGGAGCCTTTTTAGGGACAATAACGGAGTACTGGCCCTCGTGGCATTGGTTGCTCTCGTGGTTCTCTTCTGGAGCCGCCATCATTTCGATGCACATACAATTTTGGGGCAGGTCGCCCTGGGGTTGGTATTCGGGGGAATTCTTGGCAATCTTATAGATCGCTTGATGATTGGCCATGTCATTGATTTTCTTTACTTCTACCTGCATCGCCGAGGCGCAGAGGATATTGGCTTCCCGGCCTTTAACATTGCGGATAGTGCCATCTGCATCGGAGTGGGGCTTATCTTCATTCTTTCCTGGAGAAATGAGACAACGATGACGAAGGTGGCCCAGCCCTCTGCTTGA
- a CDS encoding DUF4339 domain-containing protein, with product MESTYTILGADGLQYGPINLNQLKIWISEGRITPTTQVLRSDVNAWHPAAQYTELELAGAAISPVFVSNSGASVITPAIASAAPPSNPALEKQMKSGADWFFWIAGLSLINTGVAVFGGGFRFFLGLGMSLAIDETAKVSGSTVGTVVGLILNLIVVGLFIFFGIFARKRHAWSFITGLVLYSLDSVLVLMFAFRFGVSFLAVAFHGYALFCIFRGLKAANELNAVETQANATTPHVRF from the coding sequence ATGGAATCTACCTATACCATACTCGGAGCCGACGGGCTACAATATGGTCCAATTAATTTGAATCAACTCAAGATTTGGATCAGCGAAGGCCGTATTACGCCAACCACACAAGTATTGCGCAGTGATGTCAATGCCTGGCATCCGGCCGCGCAATATACAGAATTGGAACTGGCCGGGGCCGCCATATCCCCCGTATTCGTATCGAATTCCGGGGCTTCGGTCATAACTCCGGCGATCGCCAGCGCGGCGCCTCCGAGCAATCCGGCTTTGGAAAAACAGATGAAGTCAGGGGCGGATTGGTTCTTTTGGATAGCTGGATTATCCCTGATTAACACGGGCGTGGCTGTGTTTGGCGGTGGATTCCGGTTCTTTCTGGGTTTGGGAATGAGTCTGGCGATTGATGAAACGGCCAAAGTAAGCGGGAGTACCGTTGGCACTGTAGTCGGACTTATTCTTAACCTCATTGTAGTCGGACTGTTCATCTTTTTTGGTATCTTCGCCCGAAAAAGGCATGCCTGGAGTTTTATTACAGGGTTGGTGCTTTACAGCCTGGATTCAGTTCTAGTCCTGATGTTTGCATTCCGTTTTGGTGTAAGCTTCCTGGCCGTTGCATTTCATGGATACGCGTTGTTTTGTATTTTCAGAGGTTTGAAGGCTGCCAATGAGCTAAATGCTGTCGAAACACAAGCAAATGCCACGACGCCCCACGTTCGATTTTGA
- the rplM gene encoding 50S ribosomal protein L13, with translation MKTYLPKVNVDQRKWHVIDANGAILGRLAVQIADTLRGKNKPIFTSHLDAGDFVVVINADKVAVTGKKETDKFFMTYSGWKGGEKYRSVAQVRAKNSEELIHHAVKGMVPKNRLGRQLLTKLKVYKGDKHPHSAQQPAELVPAK, from the coding sequence ATGAAAACGTATTTGCCGAAAGTAAATGTGGACCAGCGTAAATGGCATGTGATCGATGCCAACGGAGCCATTCTGGGCCGTTTGGCCGTTCAGATCGCCGATACCTTGCGCGGTAAAAACAAGCCTATTTTCACCTCGCACCTTGATGCTGGTGATTTTGTGGTGGTTATTAACGCCGATAAAGTCGCTGTGACCGGCAAAAAAGAAACGGACAAGTTCTTCATGACTTACTCCGGCTGGAAAGGTGGAGAAAAGTATCGTTCCGTCGCGCAAGTTCGCGCCAAGAATTCGGAAGAGCTGATTCACCACGCCGTCAAAGGCATGGTTCCCAAGAATCGCCTTGGCCGCCAGTTGCTGACCAAGCTGAAAGTCTATAAGGGTGACAAGCATCCTCATAGCGCTCAGCAGCCTGCTGAACTGGTTCCTGCGAAATAA
- the rpsI gene encoding 30S ribosomal protein S9: protein MADSNEFLGTGRRKTSVARVRLASGTGKIQVNGRAFETYFPTDTLRMVVTQPLTVTATTGKYDVRVNVQGGGPTGQAGAVRHGIARALLEVDVAFRPTLKAEGLLTRDSREKERKKYGQPGARKRFQYSKR, encoded by the coding sequence ATGGCAGACTCCAATGAATTCCTCGGTACGGGCCGTCGCAAGACTTCTGTTGCACGGGTCCGTCTCGCTTCTGGCACCGGCAAAATCCAGGTCAATGGCCGGGCCTTTGAAACCTATTTCCCCACGGATACCCTCCGCATGGTGGTCACGCAGCCTCTGACGGTTACCGCGACAACTGGTAAATACGATGTTCGCGTCAACGTTCAGGGCGGCGGCCCAACCGGTCAGGCTGGCGCAGTCCGCCACGGCATCGCTCGTGCGCTGCTCGAAGTGGATGTAGCTTTTCGCCCCACTCTCAAGGCTGAAGGGTTGTTGACCCGCGATTCCCGTGAGAAGGAACGCAAAAAATACGGTCAACCCGGCGCGCGCAAGCGTTTCCAATACAGCAAACGTTGA
- the argC gene encoding N-acetyl-gamma-glutamyl-phosphate reductase: MDKKVKVGIVGASGYSGEELVRLLLSHPHVELTAVTSRQYAGQTLAQVFPKFGHLPQSKQLRFTEPNSELLAKQAQLIFLALPHGVSAEYAVPLLQLGCQVIDLSADFRLKSAEIYKEFYAHDHPAPELLATSVYGLPEVYRSAIKKATLIASPGCYPTSVLLPTLPLLRAGIIKHTGIIADSMSGVSGAGRKAEVDYLFVECNESVRPYGIPKHRHLSEIEQELSVAASTPVVIQFTPHLIPINRGILTTLYLAPEKHFSTVAEAEELNRQITACYQAAYANEPFVRILEGKALPDTKNVTGTNVIEIAWRLDHRTGRLIVMSAEDNIVKGASGQAVQSMNIMCGFPETAGLL; encoded by the coding sequence ATGGATAAGAAGGTGAAGGTTGGAATTGTCGGTGCCTCCGGTTATTCCGGTGAGGAGTTGGTGCGGTTGTTGTTGTCACATCCGCACGTCGAACTGACTGCAGTTACCTCGCGCCAATACGCTGGACAAACTCTCGCCCAGGTGTTTCCAAAATTCGGCCACCTGCCACAATCCAAACAACTTCGCTTTACTGAACCGAATTCCGAGTTACTGGCCAAACAGGCGCAACTCATTTTCCTCGCCCTGCCCCACGGCGTTTCTGCTGAGTATGCAGTTCCTCTGCTCCAACTGGGCTGCCAGGTGATTGATCTCAGCGCAGATTTTCGGCTGAAAAGTGCTGAAATTTACAAGGAATTCTACGCCCACGATCATCCGGCGCCTGAGTTACTGGCAACTTCGGTTTATGGTTTGCCCGAGGTTTATCGCTCCGCAATAAAGAAGGCGACACTTATTGCCTCTCCAGGATGTTATCCGACGAGTGTTTTGTTGCCCACCCTACCGCTTCTTCGCGCCGGGATTATCAAACATACCGGCATTATCGCCGATTCGATGAGTGGAGTCAGTGGCGCTGGTCGCAAGGCGGAAGTGGATTATCTTTTTGTGGAATGCAACGAAAGCGTCCGGCCTTATGGCATTCCCAAGCACCGGCATCTATCCGAGATTGAGCAGGAACTGAGCGTCGCGGCGTCGACTCCGGTGGTCATCCAATTCACCCCTCACCTCATCCCGATCAATCGCGGCATCCTAACCACTTTGTATCTCGCGCCGGAGAAGCATTTCTCGACAGTTGCAGAAGCGGAGGAGCTAAACAGGCAAATCACCGCCTGCTACCAGGCTGCGTATGCCAATGAACCCTTCGTGCGCATCCTCGAAGGCAAGGCCCTGCCCGATACCAAGAATGTCACCGGCACCAACGTCATTGAAATCGCCTGGCGCCTCGATCATCGCACCGGCAGACTCATCGTCATGAGCGCCGAGGATAATATCGTAAAAGGCGCCAGCGGCCAGGCCGTGCAAAGCATGAATATCATGTGCGGTTTTCCTGAAACTGCGGGACTGCTTTGA
- the argJ gene encoding bifunctional glutamate N-acetyltransferase/amino-acid acetyltransferase ArgJ — MKMKEIPGSVIAPQGFLAAGVFCDIKRLGTGKGSNKGKKRDLALILSEVPAVVAGMFTTSQVCAAPVKVSMPRASKGTAQAIVVNSGNANACTAAQGIRDAREMTDVVAKLFRISAEDVLVASTGRIGVTLPMANVKRGIRDAAALLNTFKENADHAAEAIMTSDTRPKQVAVEFKLGGKTVRIGGICKGAGMIQPGMSPTGARPAAVPGGKYQGLHATMLCFITTDAAIESKALKLALNEAVANSFNRITVDGDMSTNDTVIVLANGMAGNASITAGRRSDLAAFQAALNHVCLELAKMIVRDGEGVTRFVTVKVSGAKTFADADAAARAVANSSLVKTSWFGGDPNWGRILGALGYSAANILEEKIDVAYSAPAGKQLLFALKKGQPTKTSFKALCKMVAQKEFDLHIQLNLGKGSAVMYASDLTEEYVDFNKGDVSDPSSLGG, encoded by the coding sequence ATGAAGATGAAGGAAATCCCTGGTTCCGTTATTGCTCCTCAAGGTTTTTTAGCCGCCGGAGTGTTTTGCGACATCAAACGCCTCGGCACCGGCAAAGGTTCCAACAAAGGCAAAAAACGCGACCTCGCTCTCATTCTCTCCGAGGTGCCTGCCGTCGTCGCCGGCATGTTCACGACCAGCCAGGTATGCGCCGCGCCGGTCAAGGTCAGCATGCCCCGCGCCAGCAAGGGAACGGCCCAGGCCATTGTGGTCAATTCCGGCAATGCCAATGCCTGCACCGCTGCACAAGGCATTCGTGACGCGCGCGAAATGACTGACGTGGTGGCGAAACTGTTTCGTATTTCGGCCGAGGACGTGCTCGTTGCCTCCACTGGCCGTATCGGAGTTACTCTCCCGATGGCAAATGTGAAGCGCGGCATCCGGGATGCAGCCGCTTTGCTCAATACCTTCAAGGAAAATGCTGATCACGCTGCCGAAGCCATCATGACCAGCGACACGCGTCCCAAGCAGGTCGCTGTGGAATTCAAGCTGGGCGGCAAAACCGTTCGCATTGGTGGCATCTGCAAAGGTGCAGGGATGATCCAACCTGGCATGAGCCCTACTGGAGCCCGCCCTGCAGCTGTTCCCGGCGGCAAATATCAAGGTTTGCATGCCACGATGCTTTGCTTCATCACAACCGATGCTGCCATTGAATCCAAGGCGCTGAAACTCGCGTTGAATGAAGCAGTGGCCAACAGCTTCAACCGCATCACGGTCGATGGCGACATGAGCACCAATGACACCGTCATTGTGCTTGCCAACGGCATGGCGGGGAATGCAAGTATCACCGCAGGTCGTCGCAGTGATCTGGCAGCCTTCCAGGCGGCTTTGAACCACGTCTGCCTTGAACTCGCCAAAATGATTGTGCGCGATGGCGAAGGTGTCACACGGTTTGTCACTGTAAAAGTCAGCGGAGCCAAAACGTTCGCCGATGCCGACGCCGCCGCTCGCGCGGTGGCGAACAGCTCTCTTGTGAAAACCAGCTGGTTTGGCGGCGATCCCAACTGGGGCCGCATTTTGGGCGCGCTCGGGTATTCAGCAGCAAACATTCTCGAAGAAAAGATTGATGTGGCCTACAGTGCGCCGGCAGGCAAACAACTTCTGTTTGCGCTTAAAAAGGGGCAGCCCACGAAGACATCCTTCAAGGCTCTTTGCAAGATGGTCGCGCAAAAGGAATTTGATCTGCACATCCAGCTCAACCTCGGCAAGGGCAGTGCCGTCATGTATGCCAGCGACCTCACCGAGGAATACGTGGATTTCAACAAAGGCGACGTTTCCGACCCCTCTTCTCTCGGAGGTTAA
- the argB gene encoding acetylglutamate kinase, with translation MKELISKADVLLEALPYLQRFRNQTFVVKYGGSFMDSTDPEVRSGVARDVVFLEAAGINPVVVHGGGKAITRAMEVSGTKANFIQGQRVTDEATVKVVDQVLSNQINPEVVATIKSLGGFAKGFAGTEIFTCRKLWLTGPAGEQIDIGFVGEVIAVNTAPLLECISQGITPVISPTALGEDGHVYNCNADVAAAQTAIALKAKRLVFMSDVPGLMRNPKDESTLISHLRTGEVADLKKAGIVDKGMIPKVDSAVAAIKSGVDKVSFIDGRVQHSMLLEVFTNSGIGTEVVL, from the coding sequence ATGAAAGAACTTATCTCGAAAGCCGACGTGCTGCTCGAAGCGTTGCCTTACCTGCAACGTTTTCGCAATCAAACATTCGTCGTCAAATACGGCGGCAGTTTCATGGATTCTACCGATCCGGAAGTCCGTAGTGGTGTGGCACGCGATGTCGTTTTTCTCGAAGCCGCCGGCATTAATCCGGTGGTGGTTCACGGCGGCGGCAAAGCCATCACTCGCGCCATGGAAGTCTCTGGAACGAAGGCAAATTTCATCCAGGGCCAGCGCGTCACGGACGAAGCCACAGTGAAGGTTGTCGACCAGGTTCTCTCAAACCAAATTAATCCCGAAGTCGTTGCCACCATCAAATCCTTGGGCGGTTTTGCCAAAGGTTTCGCTGGCACGGAAATCTTCACCTGTCGCAAGCTGTGGCTGACCGGGCCTGCGGGAGAACAAATCGATATTGGTTTCGTCGGTGAAGTGATCGCCGTGAATACCGCGCCCTTGCTTGAGTGTATTTCACAAGGAATTACTCCCGTCATCAGTCCCACCGCCCTTGGTGAAGATGGACACGTCTACAATTGCAATGCCGACGTCGCCGCTGCCCAGACCGCGATTGCTTTGAAAGCGAAACGCCTGGTCTTCATGAGCGATGTTCCCGGCTTGATGCGCAATCCCAAGGATGAATCCACTCTCATTTCTCATCTACGTACTGGCGAAGTTGCTGATTTGAAGAAAGCCGGAATTGTGGATAAGGGGATGATTCCCAAGGTGGACAGCGCGGTTGCCGCCATTAAATCAGGTGTTGATAAAGTCTCGTTCATTGATGGACGGGTTCAGCATTCCATGCTACTCGAAGTATTTACAAATTCCGGTATCGGCACAGAAGTAGTGTTATGA